The genomic segment CGGAACCGAAGCAGTAATGCCAAGAAAGTGAATAAAGaatgacatattttttacatttggGAGTACATGGTaacagtggtaacgctgaaaatGAACGCAGCCTGAACGCTGAAAAGGAAGGTAGATCGTACGCTACAcaacatgatgcatgcaactgtgtcgaaatattgggagctcgacaaaaatcaaaaaggtaatcatggtctatatcccggCCAATATCTCTAATGAATaaaaccgtgaatcattcaaaacttttgCTGATAATGCAGTCAAAATTCAGGCAGTACCTTTAACGTTAGAAGGAGGAATAAGCTATGGCTTATTGTTATTGTGACGACCCAGATTCCCATTTTCCTCTTTTAATAGACCAagaatagggtaaatcaatcaCAAAACCCTTTCTCCTTCCTCGTCATTAATATTCATCAACCGCTTCCATCTGACTTGATACAACTCAATGTTTTAATAATCATTATCTCTTGAATAACATTATTGAGTTAGAAGTTTTGACACCTCTTAATGCACCTACATCAAATCAAAACAAACCTTATCAGAAACATGTAAGACTTTATCTATCAGCATTTGTAAATTTGTAGAAATTCGCCAAAACACAAGCTCATGCATTTACTTTAAAGGAATTTGAATTTAAATACTAGTAGATACGGGATTCAGTAGCGGCaaattttgattaaataataTGAACGCATTGCGCCGTTGAAAACAAGGTTGGTTCCATGTTTGAATTTGTAACTATAACGCGGAATTGAGTTTCGATTCCGGGACGAGCGAATTAAATTAGCATTTATCATTTTCCTGTtacatacagtcaaccaattggaaccataggccactgtagaactatgtcatagtgacgttataaataagattgtaagaaatctcttactgcttttcATTTTGACTTGGTTGTAGAGTGGcatatttgtttgtttgttttgtcctgGTTCTGTTTTAGGCAGATCTACATTCGATCCTCATCTGATCTACCCAGCTGATtgctcaccggccaattgtcttcataaagcgcgtgccttcttaaaccttgacgttggcggaatcatcgacaacATCGATGGAGCCATAACGCTTAAAGATTGATTGATTACTGCTTTTCATTTTGACTTGGTTGTAGAGTGGCAttgggttccaattggttgactgtacgtacggATGGTTCACTATTGTCTTGCAGACACTTTTTTTCGcatataaggactgtatcgttaagtataaggacaaaacaaacctcgtctaaatgttgacatgtgcataattttgtattattatgttccgagagtatgatcttaaggtattggtaagtactatttgatataagaaggtctgatattttttttattttagggactttatggtactttcattaaggtctagcaaataaatttcggacaacccctatttggcttaatttgagaatatttcaatgactctttgtacgatttcaacaaacaaaggttaatatgctgccaaaatatattctttaagagtcctcttcatggtttttccaattgggtacttgtagaataaatgcggcgaatttatataatttaaaaaaacgcaattttgagcaacgttccggattgccgtaaatttttgatgctagcaggatgagagaaacagataaaaaaattagccataggccaaagtctaattgacattcatggtgtttgaacagtgcttaaaccagatcgatataaacaatgtatgatagtcaaattcgacatcaaagtcggagttagagtaaggaccatgccacattctctaaatgaccgccatacacagatcctgaactatatttttttaaaataacagtggctagactatgtccagatattctgctttgtggatcatgtgtcgttgaggttcgcaccatacaattttttttcgcaatcgtatcgtcttttacgcactttgtgaattttctagtagcatttgtccggaatcgtaattggtactcgggaggattaagtcaatactgtctaaaccatatgctttacgtcgagtttctaggacaaaatgtgtacctcattatgtgccttattaagcccatggcttgttataagaaaaaaatataatagcaaataaatacggctactcaaagttgtcttcatacttaacgatacagtctttatttaattcaaataataGTTATCGCATAGTGGATGCAAGTGGCCCAAGACAGAGAGAGATGGAACCGTTTGGAGTAGGCCTATACCCAAACTGGGGTTCTTGCAACAGAACCGAACCATTAAAGATGTAACACTAGATGTATTTACTTTtgcaagaaataaaaggcttttttatttttattttatattttaatagttatcgACAGAAGTaacgtttggcagaaacaccttacgtaGAACAtactttggcataaatcatttcgcaaatttttataataccgaatcgtatgttgtcataatgttgatgagcataatagtcttctagtcgaatagtactttcgcagataatatttgtgcgtaacatttaggcggcataaactTGCAATTTGCTTTTTCATATCGCGTCGGATGTGttagggatgcaagatacctaacactcctcctcgctttgctcgtcgtcgtacctaacggtggctCTAGGacagtatttcctttttgatgctgtgtcataattctgctattgtaatagtatgctatacaattattatggtacataaaattatgctaaattAAAGTCGACCAATGTAATGTTctataaaacaatattctgttaaatgtgtcgtatgcgtggtagtaataatggcaactaagttttctgcaaaattaccattcgaccgaaagtgtttctgcgaaacttGTTATGCGAAGTATGGTTCTGatcaaaattattctgccagatgagggtaacccacgTACGGATATTTAAATTATGCACACATTCTTGAGGCAAAACCTTTTTGTTAGGAATCAAACTTAAGAACAGGTTAAAGAAGAATCATGCAGCTTTTTAGACGCAGAAATGGTGGTTACGTCACGCTATTTtgaacccccaacgcaaaaacgacggggtcttataagtttgacgtgtctgtctgtgtgtgtctgtctgtttgtttgtgtgtgtctgtctgtggcatcgtagctcctgaacggatgaaccgatttcgatttagttttttttgtttgaaatctgagttagtcgggagtgttcttacgttcttagccatgttttatgaaaatcggtccactatgtcgcggtcgggggttttctcaaaattttaattttgtggttatcaaTTAACTGATCATAActgataatataattattacgttCTAAATTATGAGTTTTTATTGTAATTGttatttaactttatttacTCTAAAATCGTTGGTTTACATTTTGTATAATAttcttttcatcacactcgcccACTAAATGTGTTATTACACGCAGGCAGACCAGAACTTATACTAGacaaatcgttctcccaaggaaattatgaattattctTGTACCtaccatatttttataattgcaagagtgatgaaaaacattgtgtgtaagtCAGAGCGTAATAATATAGCAAACTCGAGCAACATATTCTCGTTAGCATTATTCAACTTCCGCCCCACGTCACACAATGCACCTACTATATTCTATGCTCgagacaaaaataaaattaatatcaaaAATCTGAATTACGCACATTTAGTGCCAACAAATTCTACTGAACAATAACGGAGTCCCTGATCTAAGAGACGTAAAAGCAAAGTTTCCCCAAATATCCTTGATTAATGTCCGCCCGAGACCGCCCGGCATGATTCACGACGCACTATCGTGGCCCTGTTTTATAAGACAAGTATACGTGCTACTGGTGTGATTTCATAGGCGTTATTAGGGAGGCGGGtcagcacattttttttttatgaacctACAATGTTATTTATATGTCTACGACTTCTTCAGGCGTCTAAATGTGACATCCTTTCTTCTGAGACAATTTTTAAGGAATTTCTACAATGTTATTAATTGTTAATATAtccatatgtttaaaataagaaacatagaatttttttcctatttttattgtGGAACGCACCACTTTATAAAtcgcaaattataaatttattgatttttGTCATTGCGATTGAtatctgcatttataatttgcgatgTTGTTAATTCTTCGAAATAAGAccaattttgtaaatattatagaCACATTGGTGTATTTTCTTAAAACTATCCTTAAGGATTACAATCATTTATGTTTAGACATTTCTGCAACACCATGAAACTTTGCTGAACATAGTTAACCCCCTATTACATAATAAGATGACGCAACTTCGGCTACAACGTAGGTCCAAACAATAaattaagtatcatttaaagATACGACTTTTTAGTTTTTACAGGACGCGTCAAATACCACGCGCACCTTGCTAGTTGACTTGTCTTCCTCGATAACAGTGTGATGTGGCAAGTACATGGATTGGTTTACAATAAACTTGTCTTTCTCTAGCTGCAGGAACTGATTAATCCACATTGTGGATTTGTCACTTCCTGGAGCAATATTGTGGATTCCACAATATTGAATGCAACAACCGACACCATGCATATATTCTGAAATAGGCTTTTAGCAAATATTGTACCAAATACGCATAAAATGTGGGTCAGACTGAACAAACCTGGATTTGTCGTTAATGTCCGACCCCTCGTGAGCCGGCATATTTACGTCACATTATAATTACCAGGCCTCTTTGTTGAGCCAGCTCTAATAGGTTGAAAACATAGACTGGTGTAAATAaacactgattcaaactttcacgatttttacacatatttatcggaggttagtgtttaaaacatagtgtttaaaacatagtaaatacgcgattaagtcccgtttgcaattttaaatatggtGTAAATAAGTTAAAATAATTCACGGTTATATATTCTTCATTAGAGGTAATAATATCACCTAGTGATTGACTGTCACTTCATTTTTAAAACGTTCAAAACGtttgaaacaaaacaaatgactGTTCAATGAATCCCATCATCACAAATATGATTatcatttgtaataaaatgttTTGATTCTACATTTAAATGTAATAACTGTTTATAAGAGTATCGGTAACTGATATCGTAAATAAAAATTGCGATGCACTAGCAGACACAGATTACATAAAACAGGCCATTTGCTTATAGCTCCTAAGAGTCCTAAGCTTATTTTATACTTgtgttaaataaattataaaacatctCTGTATTATTTCATATACAATAGAGCCTGCATAATAAAGTTCATTTGTTTGTCTTCCAAGTCACCTGCAGTATAAACTGCGCCAAAAGTTAAACGGCCGCATAAATTCAACGCTGCCAGGGActggtaaataataaatactaatGATTATGACTATATGGGATCAATTGCAGTGATCATTGCGATGCAGTGCGGTATGTTTGTGACCTAGCGGGGCATGCGTCTTCCAATTCCAAAGTCGCGGGCTCAGATCCCTGCTCTTACTGATGAGTAAAAACTGAAATACATTAATGGTATTTTAACGATCATGGTCTgcaaatattcaaatatttctGTTTgcaaatattcaaatattttttttaaagttaagtaGAACTGCTATCTAATACATCCCttaaaaataccaataaaaaaagatatttttctttttcttgttTTTTGACTGTGCCGGCTTATCGTTGAGTTATGGAACACGGTGTTTATACACGAAAGGAAAAGCGACAAAGTTTACCGGAAGCCAAGACAGGGTATATAACCAGAATAGTTAGTACTTAGCAATAGTATGGAAAGTAGAGACAACAATGCATTTCCTTGTCGTATGGCAAGCTATGTTCACTTGGCCTGTTTTTTACCACAACGTCATAATTATCAAGTTTACATTTAATCAAAGCTTTAGCTATTTGTAATAAACAATGATAACAACGCGAGATGCTTGATTCGAAGGCTGTCAGTCTTAAAGTTTACTTTTCTCTACCGCTAGCCTAGGAAATGGTAATTCAAGGCATTAAGAATTTCACAAGGAACCTTCATTATTAAAACTAGGAAATATTTTATGCTAACCGCTATCCAGTTTCTAAAGAATGCTTAAATCCCAACCTATTGAAATTTCTAGTTTATTGTCGCagtaatttacattaaaaatgtatgtatacagggtggaaaaaatAGAGATTATGAggttttaaagttaacttaggtatacttgaaataaacttttctaaaaatcataatgaaataaaacaaaaacataataaaatttactaagtaattatttacattatacatacatacatacaatcacgcctgtatcccataaaggggtaggcagaacacatgaaactactaaagcttcagtgccactcttggcaaataaagggttgaaagaaaacgaaactgtgtcaTTGAGTGAGTATTTACATTATATTAATCTTAATTATCATTTTGACACCACTTAACTGTACTAAATATTTTAACTGAATATTTTTAAGCCCTCTCACACAAATGACAATGATATCTGCACGTAAAGTTATTTTCTTATAGAGGCCAAGTAACTATGTGAGtagataaatatttataataaataaaaaacgattagcaataaaaatacttatattaaaaaagtattttacttaggtatgatgaaaaataaataatttacttaGGTAGGATAAGTTGCCTACTCTATATTTATTTCGAAagtcataacaaaaataaaaaaaattgctatcATAATTTTTAATGAAGCTAAATAATACTTTCATGTTTATTGTACTAAATACAtatctttattattttcataccaaaataaaacatgtttactATCAAGGTGTAGCAAATAACACATTATGTTTATGCTTTACCGCTGCGTCAGCCAGTTGCTGGAACAATCTACCACCGCACATATTTCCCGTAGAGCTCAAAGATTTTATCCCAAAACGCCATGCTTTTGTGATGCGGATGCTCTATCATTTGCAGTGTTGGTAGTAAAGCGTATATCGATTCATCAGCTACTGGCGTCcaggaaaaaaagtgtcttgGAGTTGGGTCACTGAAATAAGTAGAATCAATGTTTAGAATTTAAATATGAGCACttggttaaaaaaaaacttgttctcaattttttttattttttcgtttGTCCTATCAGTTCCTTAGACGTCTTTGTGTAACCTGGcaaaagaattaaaaaaatattgcaataaaataatatgattatattgcaatataagcATGTTGCGGTATAGTGTGTAATattgaattaaaaaatattttgacatgagatttattaaaaaaaaacaatcaataTTCATAATCAAATTTCAGTAAAATCCTTTATTGAAGGTCAATTTTTAAAACTACTGCTTTGAATCATCGTTTTTCTACCAATTTCGGCTATTTCGGTCCGTTAACGGcattatgtatttgtaatttatttcaaattttgACACGGCACGtcagcatatcgtcactacttttaaaaaaacttgtatcttcgtctgtcaatgaaaagaaaattgtagtaagtatgtatggaatgcatatagacttactgcgttttaactttgaggagcagcgtgaaatacgagattttttcaaagtagtgacgatataccaAAACACCGAAAATAAGTGTATGAACAttatgtatttgttatttatttcaaattttgACACGGCACGtcagcatatcgtcactacttttaaaaaaacttgtatcttcgtctgtcaatgaaaagaaaattgtagtaagtatgtatggaatgcattattgacttactgcgttttaactttgaggagcagcgtgaaatacgagatttttttcaaagtagtgacgatataccaAAACACCGAAAATAAgtgtatgaacaaaacaacgagTAGATGTAATTAGTGATtagaattaattaatttaataacagTAAATATAAACCTGAACTGACCATCTATCCAGAAAATTATTGTATAAACTAATTCATTCCTAATATGCTGAGCCGAAATTGCTAGAAAATTAATTTTACACTAGCTCTTTTAAACAGGCTCATATCATACCCGGTTTTGGCAAAATCAGTCCACATTACAGTCAGGATGTCTATGACAATTTTATCATGCTGTGTTAATCCCAATTTGGTCATATTTTTAGCCGATTGTTGAAATAAGTACCCAATTTCATCCCCGTGTACAGCCCCAACATCCAATTTCAGACCAAATCTGTTCTTCATATAGTTCCTTTGACCAGAGTAATCaaatatatacaaatatacCAACGCACCAGCGTCTACATAGTGTTGGCTATCTCTTAAAATTGGATGCATAAAAGAGAAATCGGCATCAAATTTAAACATTGcttcaatattattataataaccgtcttcataagataaataataatatctcACTAGCCTCAACATTTCTTCAAAATCATCGTAGTCTAGATCAAAGTAACTTTTAATCTTAGATTCAAAACTCGCATTAGCTCTTTTAAAGTAGCTGTCTAGAGAATTTGTGAAAACTCGCATATTAGGTTGGTCCTCCCTTGTATTAAATCCTATTATAATTGGGATTGATAGTGATATGTCATTGAATAGTTCACTTGGCTTCTTGCCTATCATAGGTATAACATTAAAAAACCCAGTTTCGATGGTCGGTTTAAAAGATTCAATAAGACCTGTATCTATAGAAGCAGATACTACCGATGAAGGATTAACAGTATATAAGTAGTTTAAAGCGTCGTCGATATCATCTGTATCCATTCCTAGATATTTAGCTAATTTAATCGGTGAATCGGGATCAGGTTTTGCCATGACCCAGTTACAGAGTATCGTTCCACTTTGCAGAATAACTTTATGGAACAAGCCTTGAGAATGTGCTGAAAGTAAATGGAACTCGATGGAGGCAGCTCCTGCGTCCTCACCAAACAATGTAATATCATCATTGTCTCCACCAAAAGCCACTATATTTTCTTTGACCCATCGTAATGCTTTGTTCTGATCTCTTAATCCAGTATTCCCTGGTATGTCTGCTCTATGTATATTCATGAATCCATATGGGCCTAGTCTATAATTGAAGGTTACTAGAATAACGCCTTTGGGGACAAGAAAATCTGGTccgtatgtgtgtctgtttgagtTCCATCTCCTAAAATCTCCGCCATGAATGAAGACCATAACTGGGATTAAGCCGTCCTGTTCAGCTTTCTCAGGGACGTACACGTTAATTTTTAAGCAGTCCAAGTCGCCGACTATTTCATAATACATGTCCTCTTGCTGTGGACAGACTGATGTGTCATCTCTGGCTGTGAAAACACCTTCGAATGGAGGTACATCTATCGAGTCCTGCAATGGTATAAATactgtcataatcataatcaaaatATTCATTTGTAATAAACTCaagaggggtcaattctccatacaaacgctctcgactattgcctccttggtttttgaaaatagagcaatgatttttttaacacaaattattattatttttatctgtgttggaacgttttgattttttttatattttttttatttttgaagacgttagagccaatcaaaattttccaaaaccggtctttttcattatggcgcaaaaaaaggtgtgatactcaatattggtaacaattagccaaaaaaacttaatggtctgacacagattatttcattgttattcagattctcaaatttcgttccgattgattaagttttgaaggaggaaacagtcgagagcggaacctcgattttaaagattttttcgcaatatcttttaactgagttgttcttaatggacattttttatccgataaatctaattaataacactagtatattaaactaggattccaaaattgaaagggggctcccttccattttcgctcctgtagcgtcttaaaaacGACACATTATGCAAAAAGTATGTCTAAAACTACAAatatactatcagctgcaaaagtgcgtgccgaatttttcaattaattcattcgtaatttctccatgcacttttgttGCTGATAGTACAAGAGTTTATCACGAAATATTTaatggtcccgtctcagcataatgccgacccggaggtcagcgctgatcttccgacgagaccattttGTGAAACCACGAACTCAGTACTCGTATGGACACTGTGGACACTGTGGTGTCTGCGGTGTTAGTATTTTCTTAGGTGAAAAGAGAACTCTTACTATGCACTTTCTACTATTATGTAAACTCCAAACATAAAACTGTAGTGTGCACACTTTTACATAATTTTGTCAATATAATCAATATCATCCTTGTAAAACATTTTGCAATGATGCACAAGGAGGAAATGACAAAAAGAAATTGAGAAATTTATGTACATATCATCTATTTCCACTTTCGCAATtgatgtattaaatatattaaaaattagCTAAGGCTTGAAAAACAAAAGGTTTTTATATGAATTTATATAAAGAGGTACCTAACTAATTTTGGTGTGTTTTTTGATTGTTTCATTAGACCGCAATAGTCATTAAGTTTCACAATAAACTTTTCGATGTgtatctacataattataattatgtgtactagcttttcccgcggcttcgcccgcgtacgtaatcttgttttcccatacaaactttggaccccatTTCACCCCATTAAGaggttaattttaaaaaatcctttctcAGTGCTCCTTTACACCTTACACAAAACCTACGTGCGAATTTTGGGATCTCTAGGGCTAGAGGttttggctgtgcgttgatttgtcagtcagtcagtcactttCTTCTTTTATCcatatccgtactaatattataaatgggaaagtgtgtgtgtctgtttgtttgttcgtctttcacggcaaaacagagcgacgaattgacgtgattttttaaatggaaatagttgaaggggtggagagtgacataggctactttttgtctcttgcaAGCCCCCATGTCCCTAAAATGGAGGGGggcgtttgtatggaacatttcGCAAATTTCGAATTGAACGCGAGCAAAGCAGCGGGCATACGCTAGTAATAGATAGATTGTATGTCACAGGCGtgtaaaaacaagaaaaaacttaCTCCGAACTGATTCTGCGGGTCAACTACAGCATAAGGTATTCCCACAAAACTTACTATGTGATTTTCAAGAACACCTTGAATGAACCCGTGGTTCGTCCAAACTAGGCTGTCTATGCAATAAATTGCGTCTAACGACAATAATAGATAAACGTACTGCATTTCTGACGTACCGGTAGAAAATGCGGATGAAACAATCATCTATTATCTTCCGAAAAAAATCTCTGTTAAGGCGATGCATCGGAGTTTTTCAAAcggtaacgccgtggcttgcgtgggcgacggtcgcgcgatggtcgcgcgacggcgatgcgacgcatacgaaatcaaaccttatcgatatggaagtatgagacgcgacggcgacggcgtAAGACGTTAGCGAGATATAGATTCGACATTATAAATACGTTATATATTGATACTCT from the Leguminivora glycinivorella isolate SPB_JAAS2020 chromosome 8, LegGlyc_1.1, whole genome shotgun sequence genome contains:
- the LOC125229133 gene encoding esterase B1-like; amino-acid sequence: MTVFIPLQDSIDVPPFEGVFTARDDTSVCPQQEDMYYEIVGDLDCLKINVYVPEKAEQDGLIPVMVFIHGGDFRRWNSNRHTYGPDFLVPKGVILVTFNYRLGPYGFMNIHRADIPGNTGLRDQNKALRWVKENIVAFGGDNDDITLFGEDAGAASIEFHLLSAHSQGLFHKVILQSGTILCNWVMAKPDPDSPIKLAKYLGMDTDDIDDALNYLYTVNPSSVVSASIDTGLIESFKPTIETGFFNVIPMIGKKPRSDKSTMWINQFLQLEKDKFIVNQSMYLPHHTVIEEDKSTSKVRVVFDASCKN